One Temnothorax longispinosus isolate EJ_2023e chromosome 8, Tlon_JGU_v1, whole genome shotgun sequence genomic region harbors:
- the LOC139818015 gene encoding uncharacterized protein, giving the protein MNDKDMPDRNAEQIRIAQLKAEIAELRRKLAAVTQPLPLLSSSAPAAPSSAPAAPSTAAPAAVSTPAPAASTIPQQIKPPSTSAPAAPLTAVPAAPSSAPAAPSTAAPAAVSTPATAASTIPQQIKPKRWQRAGRNLRRGGFRGRGSIRGMRGAMYNERKIYTRQYPVINHYYA; this is encoded by the exons ATGAAT gATAAAGATATGCCCGATAGAAATGCGGAACAGATAAGAATTGCACAATTGAAGGCGGAGATTGCTGAGTTACGGCGGAAACTCGCCGCCGTAACTCAGCCACTGCCATTGCTATCATCATCCGCACCGGCAGCTCCATCATCCGCACCGGCAGCTCCCTCAACAGCGGCACCGGCAGCTGTATCAACCCCGGCACCGGCAGCTTCAACAATTCCGCAACAAATAAAAC CTCCATCAACTTCGGCACCGGCAGCTCCATTAACAGCGGTACCGGCAGCTCCATCATCCGCACCGGCAGCTCCCTCAACAGCGGCACCGGCAGCTGTATCAACCCCGGCAACGGCAGCTTCAACAATTCCGCAACAAATAAAAC CAAAACGATGGCAGAGAGCTGGAAGAAATCTCAGAAGAGGAGGATTTCGCGGAAGAGGAAGTATAAGGGGAATGAGAGGAGCAATGTACAATGAGAGGAAAATTTACACACGACAATATCCCGTAATAAATCACTATTACgcataa